From Papilio machaon chromosome 29, ilPapMach1.1, whole genome shotgun sequence, one genomic window encodes:
- the LOC106713442 gene encoding uncharacterized protein LOC106713442, translating into MESKVYSSLFALVDSHLSQTSLKESSSNDDTKRSLPIPNVKSLAHNGSVSESFLHSPHKRLPIPTLSENNSQILDKLSEQVANMLKAKEKREIEEKQKLEEKMNKMETDDQDYVIDLMKALQTPCEPSKPVPEENHSKSSSTESIFELNFNDFDEDVSTIEPEPLLPCITDMSYILKQKIKRGKCSTFGKVLRSRLKPVPAPYIREKIKSDIVRFDFSTKSPCDIIKEKLRKPTSSCTSNFNIV; encoded by the coding sequence atggAATCTAAAGTGTATTCATCGTTATTCGCGTTAGTCGATAGCCATCTTTCACAAACCAGTTTAAAAGAGAGTTCGTCTAATGATGACACAAAGAGGTCTTTACCAATACCAAATGTAAAAAGTTTAGCTCACAACGGTAGTGTATCGGAATCATTTTTACATTCGCCTCACAAACGTCTACCAATACCTACATTAAGTGAAAATAACAGTCAAATACTTGACAAGTTATCAGAACAAGTTGCAAATATGTTAAAAGCCAAAGAAAAACGAGAGattgaagaaaaacaaaaattggaAGAAAAGATGAATAAAATGGAAACAGACGATCAGGATTACGTTATCGACTTAATGAAAGCATTACAAACACCTTGCGAACCTTCGAAACCCGTACCAGAAGAAAATCACAGCAAAAGTAGCTCTACGGAATCTATATTTGAACTAAACTTTAATGATTTCGATGAAGATGTATCAACAATCGAACCTGAACCACTTCTTCCTTGTATAACAGACATGtcttatatattaaaacagaaaataaaacgtGGCAAATGTTCAACTTTTGGTAAGGTATTAAGATCAAGGTTGAAACCCGTCCCAGCACCGTATATCAGAGAGAAGATTAAATCAGATATTGTAAGATTTGATTTCAGTACAAAATCACCTTGcgatattattaaagaaaaattacgaaaACCAACATCATCTTGTAcatctaattttaatattgtttaa
- the LOC106713441 gene encoding gelsolin-like, translating into MPEVHPAFADAGKKQGLEIWRIENFEPVAVPLNQYGNFYSGDSYIVLKTSGASNLSWDIHFWLGSNTSQDEAGAAAILSVNLDDEQFHGDAVQHRETQGHESRQFLSYFEPAIRYMDGGHASGFSHVTINPGAEKRLFQIKGRRNVRVKQVEASVKSMNKGDCFILDVNHNIFVYVGDGSKTVERLKAITVANQIKDQDHNGRANIEIIDPFSHEGDLETFFEALGSGDQDSVPDAEEGGDDEEFERGSTKEVTLSEISDRTGQLEIKKLSGPLNKDLLDTQECYILDTGSSIYVWVGRKSNGTEKSAAMAKAEQYLKANNYPAWVHISKVTEGAEAAAFKQYFEDWN; encoded by the exons ATGCCCGAAGTACATCCAGCTTTTGCGGACGCGGGAAAGAAACAAGGTTTGGAGATATGGCGTATTGaa AACTTCGAGCCTGTTGCTGTACCTCTAAATCAATATGGCAATTTTTACTCCGGAGATTCCTATATAGTGCTTAAG ACATCAGGCGCATCAAACCTATCCTGGGACATTCACTTCTGGTTGGGTTCCAATACTAGTCAAGATGAAGCTGGGGCAGCCGCTATCTTGTCTGTTAACCTGGATGATGAACAGTTCCATGGAGATGCTGTACAGCACAGAGAGACCCAAGGTCATGAGTCTAGACAGTTCCTGAGTTACTTCGAACCTG CTATTAGATACATGGATGGAGGACATGCTTCAGGCTTCAGTCATGTGACCATCAATCCTGGAGCTGAGAAGAGATTGTTCCAGATTAAAGGCAGAAGAAATGTTCGTGTTAAACAG GTTGAAGCATCTGTTAAATCAATGAACAAGGGAGACTGTTTTATACTCGATGTTAATCACAACATCTTTGTATACGTGGGAGATGGTTCTAAGACTGTTGAGAGGTTGAAAGCTATCACTGTTGCTAATCAGATCAAAGATCAGGACCATAATGGTAGAGCTAATATTGAGATTATTG ATCCTTTCTCACACGAAGGTGATCTGGAGACGTTCTTCGAAGCACTGGGCTCTGGTGATCAGGATTCAGTTCCTGATGCGGAAGAAGGTGGTGATGATGAA GAGTTTGAAAGAGGAAGTACTAAAGAAGTAACATTGAGTGAGATCTCAGACAGAACTGGTCAATTGGAGATCAAGAAACTCTCTGGACCATTGAACAAAGATCTATTGGATACTCAG gAATGTTACATACTGGACACTGGCAGCAGTATCTATGTATGGGTCGGCAGGAAATCCAATGGAACG gagaAATCAGCTGCGATGGCGAAAGCGGAACAATATTTGAAAGCCAACAATTATCCTGCTTGG gtacatATATCAAAGGTAACAGAAGGTGCTGAAGCGGCTGCTTTCAAACAGTATTTTGAAGATtggaattaa